One Oncorhynchus clarkii lewisi isolate Uvic-CL-2024 chromosome 28, UVic_Ocla_1.0, whole genome shotgun sequence genomic region harbors:
- the LOC139387052 gene encoding aquaporin FA-CHIP-like, whose translation MREFKSKAFWRAVLAELVGMTMFIFLSISAAIGNSNNTAPDQEVKVSLTFGLAIATLAQSLGHISGAHLNPAVTLGMLASCQISVFKGMMYIVAQMLGSALASAIVYGTRPEANTALGVNALNGVSASQGVGIELLATFQLVLCVIAVTDKRRRDITGSAPLAIGLSVALGHLAAISYTGCGINPARSFGPALIMNDYTNHWVYWVGPMTGGVAAALVYDFLLYPKSEDFPERMKVLVSGPVGDYNVNGEESAAVEMSSTK comes from the exons ATGAGAGAGTTCAAGAGCAAGGCATTCTGGAGGGCTGTACTAGCCGAGCTTGTTGGGATGACCATGTTCATATTTCTCAGCATCTCAGCTGCTATTGGGAACTCAAACAACACCGCTCCTGACCAGGAGGTGAAGGTTTCTCTGACCTTTGGTCTGGCCATCGCCACTCTGGCCCAGAGTTTGGGCCACATCAGTGGAGCCCACCTGAACCCAGCTGTGACACTGGGCATGCTGGCCAGCTGCCAGATCAGTGTGTTCAAGGGGATGATGTACATAGTGGCTCAGATGCTGGGCTCTGCTCTGGCCAGTGCTATTGTCTACGGAACCCGGCCAGAGGCAAATACTGCACTGGGGGTCAATGCT CTAAATGGTGTCAGTGCCAGCCAAGGCGTTGGCATCGAGCTCCTGGCTACCTTCCAGCTGGTCCTGTGTGTCATAGCAGTAACTGATAAAAGGCGGCGTGATATCACCGGCTCTGCCCCCCTGGCCATCGGGCTCTCTGTCGCTCTGGGACACTTGGCAGCC ATCAGCTACACAGGCTGTGGTATCAACCCGGCCCGATCCTTTGGACCAGCTTTGATCATGAATGATTATACAAATCACTGG GTGTACTGGGTGGGGCCAATGACTGGAGGTGTGGCAGCTGCTCTGGTCTATGACTTCCTCCTGTACCCCAAATCTGAGGACTTCCCTGAACGTATGAAGGTCCTTGTTAGTGGCCCGGTGGGAGACTATAATGTTAATGGAGAGGAGTCTGCAGCTGTGGAAATGTCATCAACAAAGTAG
- the LOC139386604 gene encoding aquaporin-1-like produces MGELRNWAFWRAVLAELIGMILFIFIGISSAIGNKNNSMPDQEVKVALAFGLAIATLAQSLGHISGAHLNPAITLGLLVSCQISVFKAVFYILAQMLGAVVASAIVYGVKPTNIDALGVNHLNEISVGQGFVIELLTTFQLVLCVIAVTDKRRGDVTGSAPLAIGLSVGLGHLAAISFTGCGINPARSFGPAVISEYFGDHWVYWLGPMCGGVAAALIYDFLLYPRSDDFSQRWSVLVSGPDRENDAPNCA; encoded by the exons ATGGGAGAACTCAGAAATTGGGCGTTTTGGCGGGCTGTTCTAGCAGAGCTGATTGGTATGATCCTCTTCATATTCATCGGTATATCTTCTGCTATCGGGAATAAAAATAACTCCATGCCTGACCAGGAGGTTAAAGTAGCGTTAGCCTTTGGTCTGGCCATCGCCACGCTGGCCCAGAGTTTGGGCCACATCAGTGGAGCCCACCTGAACCCAGCCATCACCCTAGGTCTGCTGGTCAGCTGCCAGATCAGTGTGTTCAAGGCAGTGTTCTACATCCTGGCTCAGATGCTGGGAGCTGTAGTAGCTAGTGCCATAGTGTATGGAGTCAAGCCGACAAACATTGATGCACTGGGAGTTAATCAC CTGAATGAAATAAGTGTAGGACAAGGGTTTGTCATCGAGCTCCTGACCACCTTCCAGCTGGTCCTATGTGTCATAGCAGTGACTGATAAAAGGCGTGGGGATGTCACCGGTTCTGCCCCTCTAGCCATCGGGCTCTCTGTTGGCCTGGGACATCTTGCAGCA ATCAGTTTCACTGGATGTGGCATTAATCCTGCTCGCTCATTTGGGCCAGCTGTAATCTCCGAATACTTTGGTGACCATTGG GTGTACTGGCTGGGGCCGATGTGTGGAGGTGTAGCAGCAGCCCTTATCTATGACTTCCTCCTGTATCCTAGAAGTGATGACTTCAGTCAGCGGTGGAGTGTTCTGGTCAGTGGGCCAGACAGGGAAAATGATGCCCCAAATTGTGCTTAA